In Vanessa cardui chromosome 8, ilVanCard2.1, whole genome shotgun sequence, the following are encoded in one genomic region:
- the LOC124531780 gene encoding uncharacterized protein LOC124531780 produces the protein MDVDTELSSDALAGRKRPYRSLAIFNSDSETETETEIRTAAKCTPATRGKTASRGRGSDLARAKAELKARVAEAREEAFERSLRSRAFRKNVSEVVLGSEESASDAKETPAKMGTEELRAEAGRSAALILEVAQKSSNLKGGYAKKLRDSAAALQGIVDALASRTEADETRKLRADNGRLRKEIDSLKSELKAHRREFAEMRTTVAVANETSTGSAQDAQTLEKFKTSLISSIGDIFKAQITKLEDRLPPAKIQRPPLAADKRRELQQQHTHSNAQVAHPAPQPKSAPTHKQTPPAAPTAPIAPIAPETISPQMAQETSWSTVVKKGKKGNKASPSAERISTSASKAPQVAKPKLVAPRTAAVVVTLQPEAEQKGVTYAQILERAEQGVKLQDLGISGGLKVRRSVTGARVLELPRAQSEQAEKLADKLRTVLDGVANVVRPIKRVDIKVTGLDDSVTKEKVIAAVAREGSCPIEAVKCGEVLRGPGYMGMVRVTCPIAVAKKLSNNGRLLVGWSSARVYVLEQRPLRCFKCMGLGHTKALCPFSVERGSLCYRRW, from the exons ATGGACGTCGATACCGAATTGTCGTCCGACGCCTTAGCTGGCCGTAAACGGCCTTATAGGAGTCTCGCAATTTTTAACTCTGATTCAGAAACTGAGACAGAGACGGAGATACGTACAGCTGCGAAATGCACACCGGCAACTCGTGGAAAAACGGCTTCGAGGGGCCGCGGTAGTGACCTCGCTCGGGCTAAGGCTGAGCTTAAGGCGAGGGTCGCCGAGGCCAGGGAGGAGGCTTTTGAGCGCTCTTTGAGAAGTAGAGCGTTCCGAAAGAATGTTTCGGAAGTTGTCTTGGGCTCCGAAGAATCCGCTTCGGATGCAAAAGAAACTCCTGCTAAGATGGGCACGGAGGAACTTCGCGCTGAGGCCGGCCGCAGCGCAGCCCTCATCTTGGAGGTGGCGCAAAAATCCTCCAATCTAAAAGGAGGATACGCTAAAAAACTGAGGGATTCAGCAGCTGCACTTCAGGGAATTGTAGATGCCCTGGCATCGCGGACTGAGGCGGATGAGACGCGAAAACTCCGCGCCGATAATGGCCGGCTGCGTAAAGAGATCGATAGCCTCAAGTCTGAGTTAAAGGCTCATCGCCGTGAGTTCGCGGAGATGCGGACCACGGTGGCAGTGGCAAATGAGACGTCCACCGGCTCTGCCCAGGATGCTCAGACGTTGGAGAAGTTTAAGACCTCCTTAATCTCATCGATCGGCGATATCTTCAAAGCCCAAATTACAAAATTGGAGGACCGGCTCCCGCCTGCGAAGATACAGCGCCCCCCGCTAGCTGCGGATAAAAGGCGGGAGCTACAGCAGCAACACACGCATTCGAATGCACAGGTGGCCCATCCGGCTCCGCAGCCGAAATCTGCTCCCACACATAAGCAGACGCCACCAGCTGCTCCAACGGCTCCTATTGCTCCGATAGCGCCGGAGACGATTTCGCCACAGATGGCTCAGGAGACgtcctggtccactgtggtCAAAAAGGGGAAGAAGGGGAATAAGGCTTCCCCCTCTGCTGAAAGAATCTCGACGTCTGCGTCTAAGGCACCTCAAGTGGCTAAGCCCAAGCTGGTCGCCCCACGTACAGCTGCAGTTGTGGTAACGTTGCAGCCGGAAGCGGAACAAAAGGGTGTCACGTATGCTCAGATCTTGGAGCGCGCCGAGCAGGGCGTGAAACTTCAGGATCTCGGGATAAGTGGTGGCCTCAAAGTCCGACGCTCGGTAACTGGGGCCAGAGTGTTGGAACTACCGAGAGCACAGTCGGAACAGGCAGAGAAGCTGGCCGACAAACTCCGTACGGTGCTGGATGGGGTAGCCAACGTCGTCCGTCCCATTAAAAGGGTGGATATTAAGGTGACGGGGCTCGACGACTCCGTCACGAAAGAGAAAGTCATCGCCGCAGTCGCTCGCGAGGGGAGTTGCCCCATTGAGGCAGTTAAGTGTGGAGAGGTGTTACGTGGACCCGGATACATGGGTATGGTCCGCGTAACATGTCCAATAGCTGTGGCGAAGAAGCTATCTAACAATGGTCGACTCTTGGTcgggtggagctcggccagggTGTACGTACtggagcagcgccctctgcgctgtTTCAAGTGCATGGGCCTTGGCCACACCAAGGCGCTCTGCCCATTTAGTGTTGAACGAGGCAGCCTCTGCTACCG ACGCTGGTAA